A section of the Chlorocebus sabaeus isolate Y175 chromosome 17, mChlSab1.0.hap1, whole genome shotgun sequence genome encodes:
- the LOC103221986 gene encoding butyrophilin subfamily 2 member A1 isoform X5: MEPAAALHFSLPASLILLLLLRLCALVSAQFIVVGPTDPILATVGENTTLRCHLSPEKNAEDMEVRWFRSQFFPAVFVYKGGRERTEEQMEEYRGRTTFVSKDISRGSVALVIHNITAQENGTYRCYFQEGRSYDEAILHLVVAGLGSKPLIEMRGHEDGGIRLECISRGWYPKPLIVWRDPYGRVVPALKEVFTPDTDGLFMVTTAVIIRDKSMRNMSCSINDTLLDQKKESVIFIPESFMPSMSPCVVALPIIVVFLMIIIAVCIYWINRLQKETKILSGEKEFELETREIAVKELEKERVQKEKELQVKEKLQEELRWRRTVLHAVDVVLDPDTAHPDLLLSEDRRSVRRCPLRHLGESVPDNPERFDSEPCVLGRESFASGKHYWEVEVENVIEWTVGVCRDSVERKEEVLLLPQNGFWTLDMHKGQYRALSSPKRILPLKESLCRVGVFLDYEAGDVSFYNMRDRSHIYTCPRSAFSVPVRPFFRIGSDDSPIFICPALTGANGVTVPEEGLTLHRVRTNQSL, translated from the exons ATGGAACCAGCTGCTGCCCTGCACTTCTCCCTGCCAGcctccctcatcctcctcctccttctccgaCTGTGTGCACTGGTCTCAG CCCAGTTTATTGTGGTAGGGCCAACTGATCCCATCCTGGCCACGGTCGGAGAAAACACTACGTTACGCTGCCATCTGTCACCCGAGAAAAATGCTGAGGACATGGAGGTGCGGTGGTTCCGGTCTCAGTTCTTCCCCGCAGTGTTTGTGTAtaagggtgggagagagagaacagaggagCAGATGGAGGAGTACCGAGGAAGAACCACCTTTGTGAGCAAAGACATCAGCAGGGGCAGCGTGGCCCTGGTCATACACAACATCACAGCCCAAGAGAACGGCACCTACCGCTGTTACTTCCAAGAAGGCAGGTCCTACGATGAGGCCATCCTTCACCTCGTGGTGGCAG GACTGGGCTCTAAGCCCCTCATTGAAATGAGGGGCCACGAGGACGGAGGCATCCGGCTGGAGTGCATATCTAGAGGGTGGTACCCAAAGCCCCTCATAGTGTGGAGGGACCCCTACGGTAGGGTTGTGCCTGCCCTGAAGGAGGTCTTCACTCCTGACACAGACGGCCTCTTCATGGTCACCACAGCTGTGATCATCAGAGATAAGTCGATGAGGAACATGTCCTGCTCTATCAATGACACTCTGCTCGACCAGAAGAAAGAAAGTGTCATTTTTATTCCAG AATCCTTTATGCCCAGCATGTCTCCCTGTGTGGTGGCCCTGCCTATCATTGTGGTTTTTCTGATGATAATCATTGCCGTATGCATCTACTGGATCAACAGACtccaaaaggaaacaaagattCTGTCAGGGGAAAAGGAGTTTGAACTGGAAACAAGAGAAATTGCTGTAAAGGAACTGGAGAAGGAACGTgtgcaaaaagagaaagaacttcAAGTAAAAG agaaacTTCAAGAAGAATTGC GATggagaagaacagtcttacatGCTG TCGATGTGGTCCTGGATCCAGACACCGCTCATCCTGATCTCTTGCTGTCAGAGGACCGGAGAAGTGTGAGAAGGTGCCCCCTCAGGCACCTAGGGGAGAGCGTGCCTGACAACCCAGAGAGATTCGACAGTGAGCCTTGTGTCCTGGGCCGGGAGAGCTTCGCTTCAGGGAAACAttactgggaggtggaggtggaaaaCGTGATTGAGTGGACTGTGGGGGTCTGCAGAGACAGTGTTGAGAGGAAAGAGGAGGTCCTGCTGCTTCCTCAGAATGGCTTCTGGACCTTGGACATGCATAAAGGGCAATACCGGGCCCTGTCCTCACCTAAGAGGATTCTCCCTTTGAAGGAGTCCCTTTGCCGTGTGGGCGTCTTCCTGGACTATGAAGCTGGAGATGTCTCCTTCTACAACATGAGGGACAGATCGCACATCTACACATGTCCCCGTTCAGCCTTTTCCGTGCCTGTGAGGCCCTTCTTCAGGATAGGGTCTGATGATAGCCCCATCTTCATCTGTCCGGCACTCACAGGAGCAAATGGGGTCACAGTGCCTGAAGAGGGCCTGACACTTCACAGAGTGAGGACCAATCAGAGCCTGTAG
- the LOC103221986 gene encoding butyrophilin subfamily 2 member A1 isoform X13, whose translation MEPAAALHFSLPASLILLLLLRLCALVSAQFIVVGPTDPILATVGENTTLRCHLSPEKNAEDMEVRWFRSQFFPAVFVYKGGRERTEEQMEEYRGRTTFVSKDISRGSVALVIHNITAQENGTYRCYFQEGRSYDEAILHLVVAGLGSKPLIEMRGHEDGGIRLECISRGWYPKPLIVWRDPYGRVVPALKEVFTPDTDGLFMVTTAVIIRDKSMRNMSCSINDTLLDQKKESVIFIPESFMPSMSPCVVALPIIVVFLMIIIAVCIYWINRLQKETKILSGEKEFELETREIAVKELEKERVQKEKELQVKEKLQEELRWRRTVLHAELQFFSN comes from the exons ATGGAACCAGCTGCTGCCCTGCACTTCTCCCTGCCAGcctccctcatcctcctcctccttctccgaCTGTGTGCACTGGTCTCAG CCCAGTTTATTGTGGTAGGGCCAACTGATCCCATCCTGGCCACGGTCGGAGAAAACACTACGTTACGCTGCCATCTGTCACCCGAGAAAAATGCTGAGGACATGGAGGTGCGGTGGTTCCGGTCTCAGTTCTTCCCCGCAGTGTTTGTGTAtaagggtgggagagagagaacagaggagCAGATGGAGGAGTACCGAGGAAGAACCACCTTTGTGAGCAAAGACATCAGCAGGGGCAGCGTGGCCCTGGTCATACACAACATCACAGCCCAAGAGAACGGCACCTACCGCTGTTACTTCCAAGAAGGCAGGTCCTACGATGAGGCCATCCTTCACCTCGTGGTGGCAG GACTGGGCTCTAAGCCCCTCATTGAAATGAGGGGCCACGAGGACGGAGGCATCCGGCTGGAGTGCATATCTAGAGGGTGGTACCCAAAGCCCCTCATAGTGTGGAGGGACCCCTACGGTAGGGTTGTGCCTGCCCTGAAGGAGGTCTTCACTCCTGACACAGACGGCCTCTTCATGGTCACCACAGCTGTGATCATCAGAGATAAGTCGATGAGGAACATGTCCTGCTCTATCAATGACACTCTGCTCGACCAGAAGAAAGAAAGTGTCATTTTTATTCCAG AATCCTTTATGCCCAGCATGTCTCCCTGTGTGGTGGCCCTGCCTATCATTGTGGTTTTTCTGATGATAATCATTGCCGTATGCATCTACTGGATCAACAGACtccaaaaggaaacaaagattCTGTCAGGGGAAAAGGAGTTTGAACTGGAAACAAGAGAAATTGCTGTAAAGGAACTGGAGAAGGAACGTgtgcaaaaagagaaagaacttcAAGTAAAAG agaaacTTCAAGAAGAATTGC GATggagaagaacagtcttacatGCTG AGctccaattcttctcaaactga
- the LOC103221986 gene encoding butyrophilin subfamily 2 member A1 isoform X14, with protein sequence MEPAAALHFSLPASLILLLLLRLCALVSAQFIVVGPTDPILATVGENTTLRCHLSPEKNAEDMEVRWFRSQFFPAVFVYKGGRERTEEQMEEYRGRTTFVSKDISRGSVALVIHNITAQENGTYRCYFQEGRSYDEAILHLVVAGLGSKPLIEMRGHEDGGIRLECISRGWYPKPLIVWRDPYGRVVPALKEVFTPDTDGLFMVTTAVIIRDKSMRNMSCSINDTLLDQKKESVIFIPESFMPSMSPCVVALPIIVVFLMIIIAVCIYWINRLQKETKILSGEKEFELETREIAVKELEKERVQKEKELQVKVP encoded by the exons ATGGAACCAGCTGCTGCCCTGCACTTCTCCCTGCCAGcctccctcatcctcctcctccttctccgaCTGTGTGCACTGGTCTCAG CCCAGTTTATTGTGGTAGGGCCAACTGATCCCATCCTGGCCACGGTCGGAGAAAACACTACGTTACGCTGCCATCTGTCACCCGAGAAAAATGCTGAGGACATGGAGGTGCGGTGGTTCCGGTCTCAGTTCTTCCCCGCAGTGTTTGTGTAtaagggtgggagagagagaacagaggagCAGATGGAGGAGTACCGAGGAAGAACCACCTTTGTGAGCAAAGACATCAGCAGGGGCAGCGTGGCCCTGGTCATACACAACATCACAGCCCAAGAGAACGGCACCTACCGCTGTTACTTCCAAGAAGGCAGGTCCTACGATGAGGCCATCCTTCACCTCGTGGTGGCAG GACTGGGCTCTAAGCCCCTCATTGAAATGAGGGGCCACGAGGACGGAGGCATCCGGCTGGAGTGCATATCTAGAGGGTGGTACCCAAAGCCCCTCATAGTGTGGAGGGACCCCTACGGTAGGGTTGTGCCTGCCCTGAAGGAGGTCTTCACTCCTGACACAGACGGCCTCTTCATGGTCACCACAGCTGTGATCATCAGAGATAAGTCGATGAGGAACATGTCCTGCTCTATCAATGACACTCTGCTCGACCAGAAGAAAGAAAGTGTCATTTTTATTCCAG AATCCTTTATGCCCAGCATGTCTCCCTGTGTGGTGGCCCTGCCTATCATTGTGGTTTTTCTGATGATAATCATTGCCGTATGCATCTACTGGATCAACAGACtccaaaaggaaacaaagattCTGTCAGGGGAAAAGGAGTTTGAACTGGAAACAAGAGAAATTGCTGTAAAGGAACTGGAGAAGGAACGTgtgcaaaaagagaaagaacttcAAGTAAAAG TGCCCTAG
- the LOC103221986 gene encoding butyrophilin subfamily 2 member A1 isoform X9 produces MEPAAALHFSLPASLILLLLLRLCALVSAQFIVVGPTDPILATVGENTTLRCHLSPEKNAEDMEVRWFRSQFFPAVFVYKGGRERTEEQMEEYRGRTTFVSKDISRGSVALVIHNITAQENGTYRCYFQEGRSYDEAILHLVVAGLGSKPLIEMRGHEDGGIRLECISRGWYPKPLIVWRDPYGRVVPALKEVFTPDTDGLFMVTTAVIIRDKSMRNMSCSINDTLLDQKKESVIFIPESFMPSMSPCVVALPIIVVFLMIIIAVCIYWINRLQKETKILSGEKEFELETREIAVKELEKERVQKEKELQVKEKLQEELRWRRTVLHAEVIPEDIRPTLLKQNWMGIVPPHICLQISQEAGFLLGTFILLYFLKGALVSHLSQL; encoded by the exons ATGGAACCAGCTGCTGCCCTGCACTTCTCCCTGCCAGcctccctcatcctcctcctccttctccgaCTGTGTGCACTGGTCTCAG CCCAGTTTATTGTGGTAGGGCCAACTGATCCCATCCTGGCCACGGTCGGAGAAAACACTACGTTACGCTGCCATCTGTCACCCGAGAAAAATGCTGAGGACATGGAGGTGCGGTGGTTCCGGTCTCAGTTCTTCCCCGCAGTGTTTGTGTAtaagggtgggagagagagaacagaggagCAGATGGAGGAGTACCGAGGAAGAACCACCTTTGTGAGCAAAGACATCAGCAGGGGCAGCGTGGCCCTGGTCATACACAACATCACAGCCCAAGAGAACGGCACCTACCGCTGTTACTTCCAAGAAGGCAGGTCCTACGATGAGGCCATCCTTCACCTCGTGGTGGCAG GACTGGGCTCTAAGCCCCTCATTGAAATGAGGGGCCACGAGGACGGAGGCATCCGGCTGGAGTGCATATCTAGAGGGTGGTACCCAAAGCCCCTCATAGTGTGGAGGGACCCCTACGGTAGGGTTGTGCCTGCCCTGAAGGAGGTCTTCACTCCTGACACAGACGGCCTCTTCATGGTCACCACAGCTGTGATCATCAGAGATAAGTCGATGAGGAACATGTCCTGCTCTATCAATGACACTCTGCTCGACCAGAAGAAAGAAAGTGTCATTTTTATTCCAG AATCCTTTATGCCCAGCATGTCTCCCTGTGTGGTGGCCCTGCCTATCATTGTGGTTTTTCTGATGATAATCATTGCCGTATGCATCTACTGGATCAACAGACtccaaaaggaaacaaagattCTGTCAGGGGAAAAGGAGTTTGAACTGGAAACAAGAGAAATTGCTGTAAAGGAACTGGAGAAGGAACGTgtgcaaaaagagaaagaacttcAAGTAAAAG agaaacTTCAAGAAGAATTGC GATggagaagaacagtcttacatGCTG AAGTGATACCTGAAGACATCAGACCCACACTGTTGAAGCAAAACTGGATGGGAATAGTTCCTCCCCACATTTGCCTACAGATCTCTCAGGAAGCAGGTTTTCTTTTGGGGACAtttattctcctttattttttgaaaggtgCCCTTGTCAGTCATTTAAGTCAGTTGTGA